TGCAGTTTTGTTCTTATGTTCCTCTACAGGAATTATTTTAGGACAAGTATCAAAAAAAGACAGCATCAAAAACGAAAAGAAAATAGATGGCGTTCAGCTAAAAGCTACCGTTAACAAAAAAACTGAAACCGCAGTATTACAATCTATTAAAAAATCTAGCGTTCAGGTACAAGCCATGGGGGCTGAGGAAATCTCTAGGAAAGGTATTTCTAATGTGGAACAGAGTTTAACCAAAATTACAGGAGTAAATACCGTAGAAGGCAAAGGGCTTTTTGTAAGAGGACTTGAGGAGAGATATAGCACCTTACTTATAAATGGATTAGGTTCACCTTCTAACAACCCCTTCCAAAAAATTATTGCTTTAAAGCAGTTCCCAACCGATGTTGTAGGAAAATTGAATATTTATAAAACATTTAATAGCGACCTTTACGCCGACTTTGCTGGTGCTACTTTTGATATAGAAACGCTATCCTACGATAAGCCTTTTACAAAAGTAGAATTTAGTATAGGTTTTAATAGTCAAACCACTTTCAGAGATAGATTTAAAATCAATGAAAATGCTAATTCTATCAATGGTTATCTAGGTCTAAACTCTAGAAATAGACAGCTACCTAGCGAGGTTAAAGGTTTCCGACCGTCTAATTATATTTTCAATGGTCAAGAATCAGTTTCTTCTTTCAAAGACTCTTGGAATGTGGATAACATAAAGGCATTGCCTAATACAGGGCTTTCCTTGACGACAGCTCAGCGTTTTAAAGCTGGCTCTGGTAGAATTGGGTTACTTTTATCCTTAAATCAAGCTAATAAATATCAGTATCAAGAAGGGCATAATAATCTATTTTTATTCTCAGGCTCTAATATTACCTATAACAATAAGCTCTACCAAAAAGAGTATGAATATGAAACTGAATCCTCTGCACTATTGGGCTTAGGCTACAAAAACAAAGGTACAGATGTAATGTTGAATGCCATATTCCTCCAAAACTCTACCAATATCATACAGGATAACATAGGATATGTAGACCAAGGAAACTCTGGAGAAGGGCTATTCCGTGTGAACCAACAGGACATTTCTAGATTTACAGATATACAACTTATCGCCTCTCAAAAACTAGGCAAAAGACATCTCATAAAGGCTGGTGGTAGCTGGGTAAATAACCTTTATCAACAACCTGACAGAAAAATATTCTCTGGAAACCCAGAAACTCCTAGCGATTACGATAGAATAAGACTAAGCTACGGTGGTAATAACCTTATACGCCAATATCTAGATGTAAGTGGTAAAAATTATCTTTCCGCTTTTGCA
The genomic region above belongs to Riemerella anatipestifer and contains:
- a CDS encoding TonB-dependent receptor plug domain-containing protein; this translates as MKYHRLSLAVLFLCSSTGIILGQVSKKDSIKNEKKIDGVQLKATVNKKTETAVLQSIKKSSVQVQAMGAEEISRKGISNVEQSLTKITGVNTVEGKGLFVRGLEERYSTLLINGLGSPSNNPFQKIIALKQFPTDVVGKLNIYKTFNSDLYADFAGATFDIETLSYDKPFTKVEFSIGFNSQTTFRDRFKINENANSINGYLGLNSRNRQLPSEVKGFRPSNYIFNGQESVSSFKDSWNVDNIKALPNTGLSLTTAQRFKAGSGRIGLLLSLNQANKYQYQEGHNNLFLFSGSNITYNNKLYQKEYEYETESSALLGLGYKNKGTDVMLNAIFLQNSTNIIQDNIGYVDQGNSGEGLFRVNQQDISRFTDIQLIASQKLGKRHLIKAGGSWVNNLYQQPDRKIFSGNPETPSDYDRIRLSYGGNNLIRQYLDVSGKNYLSAFAEYKLSLDEKNDRKSYPIELSLGYNGFMDRRSTSYRFIYSVFNNSASPSGRTVIINPDTPQDTFNQSALNGFFNYREGSNVVYRNNIYQFVNAGYASIDYKPNDTWDIILGGRIENNMNITRYKELSNSINGPFLNLTRNQYYFLPSLSVKKELNSKTNLRFAFSKTITRPILIEYMPITYINPNNENILGNPRLTNSENYNFDFKYELFPTKDEIFAFGIFGKKIINAIEKSYTASANSNGQTITFFNASEANLAGIELEGIINLRRISENLSPFSLGVNTTLMYSDVKRSSLQKEQESDRQKGLKRGLQGAAPWTVNADLKYERKNAQNLTQTASLVYNVSGSKIHTLGSIGIDHIYERPFHKLDFVYQRELSKQWKAKFSVINLLNSKYKLEYGNNNDVEVKAENFIHTDYRRGTNFNFSIEYTF